The nucleotide window TCACTCGGTTGTCTGAGCTTCTGTTGCATGAACaaattcacaccggggagaggccgttcacctgctccgagtgTGGGAAAAGGTTCACTCGGTTGTCTCAGCTTCTGACTCACCAAcgaattcacaccggggagaggccattcacctgctccaaaTGTAGGAAAGGATTCACTCTAACATCTGTCCTTCTACTGCACCAAcgaattcacaccggggagaggccatttACCTGCTCCGAGTGCGGGAAGAGATTCATTCGATCATCTGACCTTCTGAGACACCAACGAAGTCACACTGAAGAGTGACCATTCACCTGCCCTGAATGTGGGAAGAACCTTGCTCGGTCATGTCACCTCTGGAGACACTGACAAATGTCTAAAAGGAAAGCTTAAATGTACAGCATGTTTCAGGGATATTGAAACAATGCAGCTGCTGAGACAGCAGTGAGTTCACAAGTGACTGCAGGGTACTGATTCTGCAGTTATTGCTGCTGTTGATCACTTCCAGGTTTGGACCCTGTTACTGAGCACATTTGAGATTATTTCTCCTGATCCACAGACAAGTTTGTATTCTGGATCAATTATAAATCAATCTGCCCTGTGTGAATAAATTGGGCTTGCGGAGGATGTGAAATGGCTCTGAGGGGATGCAGACAAGCTGAAGGGACAGGCGAGAGCACGGCAGTTGGAGTCAAATGTGGGGAAATGGGAGGTCATCAACCTTGGTGGGGAGGTCCCAATGTTGAAGGGATCACGGGATACCGGACAGCAGGAAAATGATGTCAGTGGTGACCATTTGGCAGTTTGGAGGGGTCGAATAGCTCTAACTGCGGCACGATGGTCTCAGAAAGCAGGGAGCACAGCCCACAGAGGATCCAGCAACACCTATAGAGGCAGAAGCTGTGTGTTGACGGTCTTGCTCCGTGATGCAGGATCCCAGAAGCTGCTTGACTTACTGAGCTCTTTCAGCATCCTGATTTGCGCTTCCACCTGGGAAAATGGGCCAAGGACTGGCATGTGAAGCTTAAGCCAAGTGCaaagtgttgcactttaggaAATTAAACCAGAACAGGACTTGCACAGTAAATGACTGTGCACTGGGGAACATTGGAGAACAGAGTGACCTGCATGTACAGAGTTCCCTGAAAGTAGCACTGGGCATGGATGGGGTGGTGAATGTGTTTCACAGTCAGGAAATTGAGTGTACCAGTCAGCACACCACATTGCAACTGCAGAAATTATCGGTAGACCATACTTgggacagttctggtcacctaacaaTAGGAAGGATACTACTAAGAAGTCAGAGCTGCAAAATAGAATGATACCAAGATAGTAAGGGTTGGGGTATAACGATAGactagatagaacatagaacacgacAACCCTTtggtccacgatgttgtgctaaccttttaacctacccaaAAATTAATCCAATCCTTCCCTACTACATAGTCCTCCCATTTTTCTATcgtccatgtgcccatctaagagtgcctattttaaatgcccctaatctatctgcatctaccacctcTGGTGGGATGTTCCatactcccacacaccacactttaaaaaaaacactttcttCTGCTGAGATAGGTGAGATAGGAGTAAAGAAAAGATGTGAAACACacccaacaattcaggaacaattGCTTATCAGCCTATAGTTTCAATAGAACTTTAAACTCTGTTGTGAATGATGGTGATCTTGCAAGTGAGGAATTCAAACAGACATCATTTATTAAAATTTAATCAATATCTAACTAATGAGCCAATTCTGTATTAAAACAACAGTTTTCTGTCCTGGCTTGAACAGATTGGTGGCGTGACAATGCTGTTCTCCTTGTACGCAAGTAAATTAAGTACGTTGAGTTGTAAATGTATGTGTGTTCTGGACccagttattttagttattttatttcattACTGGTGACAACATTTACTTGGATGTTCCACTGCAATGGCTAACCTTTGGTTTTGTTATAGAAGAGAAAGGAATTCAGCCCGATAGCTGATCTGTCTTAAACTGAGTTTGTGCTGGAACACAAATTTCGTCCTGTGTGGAGTAGCAAGGTACGCCTACACCTTAGTTGTCAACATAGGAGAGCTGCGC belongs to Mobula hypostoma chromosome 10, sMobHyp1.1, whole genome shotgun sequence and includes:
- the LOC134352480 gene encoding gastrula zinc finger protein XlCGF17.1-like encodes the protein MNGQRIPARERQSTSSHCGKAFKNPINLQKHQRVHIGKNPFTCSEERPFTCSECRKGFTRLSELLLHEQIHTGERPFTCSECGKRFTRLSQLLTHQRIHTGERPFTCSKCRKGFTLTSVLLLHQRIHTGERPFTCSECGKRFIRSSDLLRHQRSHTEE